A DNA window from Actinokineospora baliensis contains the following coding sequences:
- a CDS encoding glycine amidinotransferase: MQQVSEVVNSWNEWDPLEEIVVGSADGANFEPSEPGNRPQIRNAAPGTPFPTGPKSAEAVDRANEELAGLVSLLESEGVRVRRPSPHDFAQPVRTPDFTSANQYCAVCPRDVMITIGNEIIEAPMSRRARYFEYQPYRDLVYEYWNADPAVVWTTAPKPSMADRMYREEFWDVPLAERHARMHSFEFCITQDEVVFDAADMSRFGRDIVVQESMTTNRAGIAWLKRHLEPKGFRIRPVHFPLDFFPSHIDCTFVPLRPGLVLTNPDRPLREGEEKLFLANDWELVEAPEPTTGNDDMPEFCQSSKWLSMNVLSIGPGKVICEQQEKPLQELLYTLDFEVFPVPFRNVFEYGGSLHCATWDVRRTGAGEDYFPHSDYQPLV; the protein is encoded by the coding sequence ATGCAGCAAGTGTCCGAAGTGGTCAACTCGTGGAACGAGTGGGACCCGCTGGAGGAGATCGTGGTCGGGTCGGCCGACGGGGCGAACTTCGAGCCGAGCGAGCCGGGCAACCGGCCGCAGATCCGCAACGCCGCGCCCGGCACGCCGTTCCCGACCGGGCCCAAGTCGGCCGAGGCCGTCGACCGCGCCAACGAGGAGCTGGCCGGGCTGGTGTCGCTGCTGGAGTCCGAGGGCGTGCGGGTGCGCAGGCCCTCGCCGCACGACTTCGCCCAGCCGGTGCGCACCCCCGACTTCACCTCGGCCAACCAGTACTGCGCGGTGTGCCCGCGGGACGTGATGATCACCATCGGCAACGAGATCATCGAGGCGCCGATGTCGCGGCGGGCCCGCTACTTCGAGTACCAGCCCTACCGGGACCTGGTGTACGAGTACTGGAACGCCGACCCGGCGGTGGTGTGGACGACCGCGCCGAAGCCGTCGATGGCCGACCGGATGTACCGCGAGGAGTTCTGGGACGTCCCGCTGGCCGAACGGCACGCGCGCATGCACTCCTTCGAGTTCTGCATCACCCAGGACGAGGTCGTCTTCGACGCGGCGGACATGAGCCGCTTCGGCCGCGACATCGTGGTGCAGGAGTCGATGACCACCAACCGGGCTGGCATCGCCTGGCTCAAGCGGCACCTGGAGCCCAAGGGGTTCCGGATCCGGCCGGTGCACTTCCCGCTGGACTTCTTCCCCTCGCACATCGACTGCACGTTCGTGCCGCTGCGGCCGGGCCTGGTGCTGACCAACCCGGACCGACCGCTGCGCGAGGGCGAGGAGAAGCTGTTCCTGGCCAACGACTGGGAGCTGGTCGAGGCGCCGGAACCGACCACCGGCAACGACGACATGCCCGAGTTCTGCCAGTCGTCGAAGTGGCTGTCGATGAACGTGCTCAGCATCGGCCCCGGCAAGGTCATCTGCGAGCAGCAGGAGAAGCCGCTGCAGGAACTGCTGTACACACTGGACTTCGAGGTGTTCCCGGTCCCGTTCCGCAACGTGTTCGAGTACGGCGGGTCGCTGCACTGCGCCACCTGGGACGTGCGCCGCACCGGGGCCGGGGAGGACTACTTCCCGCACTCCGACTACCAGCCGCTGGTCTGA
- a CDS encoding carbamoyltransferase family protein codes for MYILGVNSVYHESSACLVRDGVVLAAAEEERFNRVKHGKEARSDNPDELPREAIDFCLATAGITLAEVDHVTVAADPDVIAEVLRLGLPSPWADRADQKRFLGKLPDIPRRFGELGFTGEFHWVAHHTAHAASAYFASSFDDAAVLVVDALGDDAFSTRFYRARGTTLDHVQSVRYPASIGYLWELVSVYLGFGVYDAAKVMGLAAYGDPTRFAAAFDRLAWTTQDGGFDMAHDLLRFADILYYPPSANTGGLVELLGVEPRSRGASLDQVHQDVAAALQEKTNELVLHMTNHLHQLTGSSRLCLAGGVALNCVANQIAFERSPFTELYVQPAAHDGGLSVGAALHVWNHVLGQSRSPEMPHAYWGPSFSDSAIADELSRHPDLVVSQPEHFEAEVARLVAGGKVIGLFQGAMELGPRALGNRSIIGDPRERAMREVLNHKVKHREYFRPLAPSVLAEAVDEWFEVAKPTSAGDYMLMAYPARPDKYARMGAVLHVDNTCRIQAVHRETNPRFHRIITEFAALTGVPMVLNTSFNDQEPIICTPGDALATFRKTEIDFLAIGPFLVRKG; via the coding sequence ATGTACATCCTCGGGGTCAACTCGGTCTACCACGAGTCGTCGGCCTGCCTGGTCCGCGACGGGGTCGTGCTCGCCGCGGCCGAGGAGGAGCGGTTCAACCGGGTCAAGCACGGCAAGGAGGCCCGCTCGGACAACCCGGACGAGCTGCCGCGCGAGGCCATCGACTTCTGCCTGGCCACAGCGGGCATCACGCTCGCCGAGGTCGACCACGTCACGGTCGCGGCGGACCCGGACGTCATCGCCGAGGTGCTACGGCTCGGGCTGCCGTCGCCGTGGGCCGACCGGGCGGACCAGAAGCGGTTCCTGGGCAAGCTGCCCGACATCCCGCGCCGGTTCGGCGAACTCGGCTTCACCGGCGAGTTCCACTGGGTGGCCCACCACACCGCGCACGCGGCGTCGGCCTATTTCGCCTCGTCCTTCGACGACGCCGCCGTCCTGGTGGTCGACGCCCTGGGCGACGACGCGTTCTCCACCCGCTTCTACCGCGCGCGGGGCACCACGCTCGACCACGTCCAGAGCGTCCGGTACCCGGCGTCCATCGGTTACCTGTGGGAGCTGGTGTCCGTCTACTTGGGATTCGGCGTGTACGACGCGGCGAAGGTGATGGGCCTGGCCGCCTACGGAGACCCGACCCGCTTCGCCGCCGCTTTCGACCGCCTGGCCTGGACCACCCAGGACGGCGGCTTCGACATGGCCCACGACCTCCTGCGCTTCGCCGACATCCTCTACTACCCGCCGTCGGCGAACACCGGCGGACTGGTCGAGCTCCTCGGCGTCGAACCCCGCTCGCGCGGCGCGTCCCTCGACCAGGTGCACCAGGACGTCGCCGCTGCGTTGCAGGAGAAGACGAACGAGTTGGTGCTGCACATGACCAACCACCTGCACCAGCTCACCGGCTCGTCGCGCCTGTGCCTGGCGGGCGGCGTCGCGCTCAATTGCGTGGCGAACCAGATCGCGTTCGAGCGGTCCCCGTTCACCGAACTCTACGTGCAGCCCGCGGCCCACGACGGCGGCCTTTCGGTCGGCGCGGCATTGCACGTGTGGAACCACGTGCTGGGGCAGTCGCGGTCGCCGGAAATGCCGCACGCCTATTGGGGGCCGTCGTTCTCGGATTCGGCGATCGCGGACGAGCTTTCGCGCCACCCCGACCTCGTGGTGTCCCAGCCGGAGCACTTCGAGGCCGAGGTCGCGCGGTTGGTGGCCGGTGGCAAGGTCATCGGCCTGTTCCAGGGTGCGATGGAACTGGGTCCGCGCGCGCTGGGCAACCGCAGCATCATCGGGGACCCCCGCGAACGGGCGATGCGGGAGGTGCTCAACCACAAGGTGAAGCACCGGGAGTACTTCCGGCCGCTGGCGCCCAGCGTGCTCGCCGAGGCGGTGGACGAGTGGTTCGAGGTCGCCAAACCCACCAGCGCGGGCGACTACATGCTGATGGCCTACCCGGCGCGACCGGACAAGTACGCGCGGATGGGCGCGGTGCTGCACGTGGACAACACCTGCCGGATCCAGGCCGTGCACCGGGAGACCAACCCGCGGTTCCACCGGATCATCACCGAGTTCGCGGCGCTGACCGGGGTGCCGATGGTGTTGAACACCTCGTTCAACGACCAGGAACCGATCATCTGCACCCCGGGTGACGCGCTGGCCACCTTCCGCAAGACCGAGATCGACTTCCTGGCGATCGGCCCGTTCCTGGTGCGCAAGGGCTAG
- a CDS encoding SDR family oxidoreductase encodes MLNGKLALVTGVSRRAGIGYAIASGLAGAGADLFLHHHAAADRPWSPDPDGPEVLAAELSAAHLGLDLTAPGAPERLVAAAPGHVDILVCNHALNGADGPLGTLDADTLDAHWAVNTRSTLLLVQAFAAQHDGRAGGRVVLMTSGQALGPMPDEIAYATSKAALAGITPTLADHLADRGITVNAVNPGPVDTGWPSPEQRADLLARFPAGRWGRPQDPARLITWLAGPDAAWVTGQVINSEGGFRRHQHG; translated from the coding sequence GTGCTGAACGGGAAACTCGCCCTGGTCACCGGGGTCAGCAGACGGGCGGGCATCGGGTACGCGATCGCCAGCGGTCTCGCCGGGGCGGGCGCGGACCTGTTCCTGCACCACCACGCCGCCGCGGACCGGCCGTGGAGCCCCGACCCGGATGGCCCGGAGGTGCTCGCGGCCGAGCTGTCCGCCGCCCACCTCGGCCTCGACCTCACCGCACCCGGCGCCCCGGAGCGCCTGGTCGCCGCCGCCCCTGGACACGTCGACATCCTGGTGTGCAACCACGCGCTCAACGGTGCCGACGGCCCGCTGGGCACCCTCGACGCGGACACCCTCGACGCGCACTGGGCGGTCAACACCCGGTCCACCCTCCTGCTGGTCCAGGCGTTCGCCGCCCAGCACGACGGCCGCGCGGGCGGTCGGGTGGTGCTGATGACCTCCGGCCAGGCCCTGGGGCCGATGCCGGACGAGATCGCGTACGCCACCAGCAAGGCGGCCCTGGCGGGCATCACCCCGACGCTGGCCGACCACCTCGCGGACCGGGGTATCACCGTGAACGCGGTGAACCCCGGCCCGGTCGACACCGGCTGGCCCAGCCCCGAGCAGCGCGCCGACCTGCTGGCGCGCTTCCCGGCCGGGCGCTGGGGGCGGCCGCAGGACCCGGCCAGGCTGATCACCTGGCTGGCCGGGCCGGACGCGGCGTGGGTCACCGGCCAAGTGATCAACTCCGAGGGCGGCTTCCGCAGGCACCAGCACGGCTAG
- a CDS encoding ABC transporter ATP-binding protein, whose amino-acid sequence MVFVGTQVRPPIISGSGLVKRFADFEAVRGIDFQVRPGEAFGFLGPNGAGKSSTMRMVSCMSPRTGGDLRVLGMDPDTHGPAIRARIGVVPQQDNLDRELTVRQNLHVYGRYFGLTRAQVRAKAVELIEFARLADRADDDVEPLSGGMKRRLTIARALVNDPEVLLLDEPTTGLDPQARHLLWEKLFALKQRGVTLIITTHYMDEAEQLCDRLVVMDGGKIVAEGSPAELIARYATREVLELRFAPGEQHAAVDAVRDLADRVEVLPDRLLLYTTDGDAATTRAHDRGVRPTSTLVRRSTLEDVFLRLTGRTLVD is encoded by the coding sequence ATGGTGTTCGTGGGAACGCAGGTCCGGCCACCGATCATCTCCGGGAGCGGACTGGTGAAGCGCTTCGCCGATTTCGAGGCGGTCCGCGGAATTGATTTCCAGGTGCGCCCCGGAGAGGCTTTCGGCTTCCTCGGGCCCAATGGCGCAGGCAAGTCCTCGACCATGCGCATGGTGTCGTGCATGTCCCCGCGCACCGGCGGCGACCTGCGGGTGCTGGGCATGGACCCGGACACGCACGGCCCGGCGATCCGGGCCCGCATCGGTGTTGTGCCCCAACAGGACAACCTCGACCGCGAGCTCACCGTCCGGCAGAACCTGCACGTCTACGGCCGCTACTTCGGCCTCACCCGAGCGCAGGTGCGGGCCAAGGCGGTCGAGCTGATCGAGTTCGCCCGGCTCGCCGACCGCGCCGACGACGACGTGGAACCGCTCTCCGGCGGGATGAAGCGCCGGTTGACCATCGCCCGCGCGCTGGTCAACGACCCGGAGGTGCTGCTGCTCGACGAGCCGACCACCGGCCTGGACCCGCAGGCGCGGCACCTGCTGTGGGAGAAGCTGTTCGCGCTCAAGCAGCGCGGCGTCACGCTGATCATCACGACGCACTACATGGACGAGGCCGAGCAGCTGTGCGACCGGCTGGTGGTCATGGACGGCGGCAAGATCGTCGCGGAGGGCTCGCCAGCCGAGCTGATCGCCAGGTACGCCACCCGCGAGGTGCTGGAACTGCGCTTCGCCCCCGGCGAGCAGCACGCGGCCGTGGACGCCGTGCGCGACCTGGCCGACCGCGTCGAGGTCCTGCCCGACCGCCTCCTGCTCTACACCACCGACGGCGACGCGGCCACCACCCGCGCCCACGACCGCGGCGTGCGGCCCACCTCGACCCTGGTGCGCCGCTCCACCCTGGAGGACGTGTTCCTCCGGCTCACCGGCCGAACGCTGGTGGACTAG
- a CDS encoding ABC transporter permease, producing the protein MTTTVDRPTAAATGVVVRPWRAVWLRLEGQWTWYRRHWTASLLSSGLQPVLFLTAMGVGFGSQVRPGPLTGGAPYLAYVAPTILVSGLITIAVAEAGLPILSGFKWKQDYWAVASSPISPGQLFTAELLWITARLVLGAVLYLAVTALLGGWTGPGALLVAPIAVLAGAACATPIMAFAATTKGDGHVFAALNRFVVMPMTLFAGTFFPLDRLPEAVRPLAWISPLWHGNELARGAALGGLGVWPALGHLAVLIGLLGLGVATGRRRFQRRLVV; encoded by the coding sequence GTGACCACCACCGTCGACCGCCCCACCGCGGCGGCCACCGGCGTCGTCGTCCGGCCGTGGCGCGCGGTGTGGCTGCGCCTGGAAGGCCAGTGGACCTGGTACCGGCGGCACTGGACGGCGAGCCTGCTGTCCTCCGGCCTGCAACCGGTCCTGTTCCTCACCGCCATGGGGGTGGGGTTCGGCTCGCAGGTGCGCCCGGGCCCGCTCACCGGTGGCGCGCCGTACTTGGCTTACGTGGCACCGACGATCCTCGTGAGCGGCCTGATCACGATCGCGGTCGCCGAGGCCGGGTTGCCGATCCTGTCCGGTTTCAAGTGGAAACAGGACTACTGGGCGGTCGCCTCGTCGCCGATCAGCCCGGGGCAGCTGTTCACCGCGGAACTCCTGTGGATCACCGCCCGGCTCGTCCTCGGCGCGGTGCTGTACCTGGCGGTCACCGCGCTGCTGGGCGGGTGGACGGGACCGGGAGCGCTGCTGGTGGCACCGATCGCGGTCCTGGCTGGCGCGGCCTGCGCCACCCCGATCATGGCCTTCGCCGCCACCACCAAGGGCGACGGCCACGTCTTCGCCGCCCTGAACCGCTTCGTCGTCATGCCGATGACCCTGTTCGCGGGCACCTTCTTCCCCCTCGACCGCCTCCCAGAAGCCGTGCGACCGCTCGCCTGGATCTCCCCGCTGTGGCACGGCAACGAGCTCGCCCGCGGTGCGGCGCTCGGCGGGCTCGGGGTGTGGCCCGCACTGGGACACCTGGCGGTGCTGATCGGACTGCTGGGCCTGGGAGTCGCCACGGGACGCCGCCGCTTCCAACGCAGGCTGGTGGTCTGA
- a CDS encoding ABC transporter permease translates to MSVVDNRRRVAVLQRVLPSGSYVGLARRLVERSALLYARAWMVLLSGIFEPLFYVLAFQIGFGALVPVVTGPGGVQLSYVAFVAPALLVASAMNGAVSETMSMFYKLRFDGLYDSVLATPLGTYDVALGELSWTVLRSGLYAVAFFTVMAVMGLVTTPWALLLVPVALLVSMAFAAIGMVCATVLRSSAQFEYIHLLVVPMFLFSGTFFSVEVYPLPLRVLAELSPLYHGVELARGFSVGVLGPAVLGHVAVLLALTAAGLYGTSRRIGKLLLT, encoded by the coding sequence GTGTCTGTTGTGGACAACCGGCGGCGGGTTGCCGTGTTGCAGCGGGTTCTGCCGTCGGGCAGCTACGTGGGGTTGGCCCGGCGGCTGGTGGAGCGGTCGGCGTTGTTGTACGCGCGGGCGTGGATGGTGTTGCTGTCGGGGATCTTCGAGCCGTTGTTCTACGTCCTGGCGTTCCAGATCGGGTTCGGGGCGCTGGTGCCGGTGGTGACCGGGCCGGGCGGGGTGCAGCTGAGCTACGTCGCTTTCGTGGCCCCCGCGCTGTTGGTCGCCTCCGCGATGAACGGCGCCGTGTCCGAGACGATGAGCATGTTCTACAAGCTGCGCTTCGACGGCCTCTACGACTCCGTGTTGGCCACGCCGCTGGGCACCTACGACGTCGCGCTGGGCGAGTTGTCCTGGACGGTGTTGCGCAGCGGCCTGTACGCGGTGGCGTTCTTCACCGTGATGGCCGTGATGGGGCTGGTCACCACGCCGTGGGCGCTGCTGCTGGTGCCGGTCGCGTTGCTGGTGTCGATGGCGTTCGCCGCGATCGGCATGGTGTGCGCGACGGTGCTGCGGTCGTCGGCGCAGTTCGAGTACATCCACCTCCTCGTGGTGCCGATGTTCCTGTTCTCCGGCACCTTCTTCTCCGTCGAGGTCTACCCGCTGCCGCTGCGGGTCCTCGCCGAACTGTCCCCGCTCTACCACGGCGTGGAACTGGCCAGGGGGTTCTCCGTCGGCGTGCTGGGCCCGGCGGTGCTCGGCCACGTGGCGGTGCTGCTCGCCCTGACCGCGGCAGGCCTCTACGGCACGTCGCGGCGCATCGGCAAGCTCCTGCTCACCTAG